A portion of the Stigmatella aurantiaca DW4/3-1 genome contains these proteins:
- a CDS encoding response regulator — protein sequence MAPRILVVDDNPELLSLLTQLFEDAGYEVSGASRGKQAIESARTHPPAAAVLDILLPDMMGYHLADTLRREQPQLPLLFITGVFKGGKHAIEARQKYAAAGYFEKPFEAQKLLEAVAKLVPPEKKSPPAESLQDAFEVELDIDVEEEGPQDVMELTGRIKVTGGGNLSAEIRGANLTASPLQKAPATVVRPPVPGRPATPLPVGAGGPGMRRGELKDNLPSLITAFYLSRETGELGVQRGKVKKVVYFERGTPVFALSNLLADRFGQFLVRVGKIRPEQLQDATGVATQSQRRTGDVLVERGLLKDTERLYYVGQQVKAIIYSLFSWDEGTYVMSFMEKAAAESIKLELHPANLIVRGVKKLYKPERLRRLLQPEDRLIPAVAPSYQLNEVELERWEAELLPRIDGNRTVAELLAYANRPEHVVYGFLVAMMSLGILDRQT from the coding sequence ATGGCCCCGCGAATCCTGGTGGTGGACGACAATCCAGAGCTCCTCTCTCTCCTCACGCAGCTGTTCGAGGACGCGGGCTACGAGGTCAGTGGCGCCAGCAGGGGCAAGCAAGCCATCGAGAGCGCCCGGACCCACCCCCCGGCCGCCGCGGTGCTCGACATCCTCTTGCCCGACATGATGGGCTACCACCTGGCTGACACGCTGCGTCGAGAGCAGCCCCAGCTGCCGCTGCTCTTCATCACGGGCGTCTTCAAGGGGGGCAAGCACGCCATCGAAGCGCGCCAGAAGTACGCGGCGGCGGGCTACTTCGAGAAGCCTTTCGAGGCGCAGAAGCTGCTGGAGGCTGTTGCCAAGCTGGTGCCGCCAGAGAAGAAGTCGCCTCCGGCCGAGTCGCTCCAGGACGCCTTCGAGGTGGAGCTGGACATCGATGTGGAGGAGGAGGGGCCCCAGGATGTGATGGAGCTCACCGGGCGCATCAAGGTGACCGGCGGGGGCAACCTCTCGGCGGAGATCCGGGGCGCCAACCTCACGGCGAGCCCCCTGCAGAAGGCGCCCGCGACGGTGGTGCGCCCTCCGGTCCCGGGCCGGCCGGCCACCCCACTGCCCGTGGGCGCCGGGGGCCCTGGCATGCGCCGGGGCGAGCTGAAGGACAACCTGCCCTCGCTCATCACCGCCTTCTACCTGTCGCGGGAGACAGGGGAGCTGGGCGTGCAGCGCGGCAAGGTGAAGAAGGTGGTGTACTTCGAGCGCGGCACGCCGGTGTTCGCCCTGTCCAACCTGCTGGCGGACCGCTTCGGGCAGTTCCTGGTGCGTGTCGGCAAGATTCGCCCCGAGCAGCTCCAGGACGCGACCGGGGTGGCCACGCAGAGCCAGCGCCGCACGGGGGATGTGCTCGTGGAGCGCGGCCTGCTCAAGGACACCGAGCGGCTCTACTACGTGGGGCAGCAGGTCAAGGCCATCATCTATTCGCTCTTCTCGTGGGACGAAGGCACCTACGTGATGAGCTTCATGGAGAAGGCGGCCGCGGAGTCCATCAAGCTGGAGCTCCACCCGGCCAACCTCATCGTCCGGGGCGTGAAGAAGCTCTACAAGCCCGAGCGGTTGCGGCGGCTGCTCCAGCCGGAGGACCGGCTCATTCCGGCGGTGGCGCCCTCCTATCAGCTCAACGAGGTGGAGCTGGAGCGGTGGGAGGCGGAGCTATTGCCGCGCATCGATGGAAACCGCACGGTGGCGGAGCTGCTGGCGTACGCCAACCGCCCCGAGCATGTCGTCTATGGCTTCCTCGTGGCGATGATGTCGCTGGGCATCCTGGACCGGCAAACGTAG
- the bcp gene encoding thioredoxin-dependent thiol peroxidase, with the protein MPIPQEGSVAPGFQLPDQNGNTVSLAQFAGKHVVLYFYPKDDTPGCTTEACDFRDESSALTKAGAVVLGVSPDDTKRHQKFAAKFNLPFSLLADTEHEAAEAYGVWGEKTNYGRTFMGITRTTFLIDPQGKVKRVWPKVKVAGHVKEVLAALGGEEPAPAKKALAKKAPASRR; encoded by the coding sequence ATGCCCATTCCTCAAGAAGGTAGCGTGGCCCCCGGCTTCCAACTCCCGGACCAGAACGGGAACACGGTGTCGCTCGCCCAGTTCGCGGGAAAGCACGTCGTGCTTTACTTCTACCCGAAGGACGACACCCCCGGTTGCACGACGGAGGCGTGTGACTTTCGCGATGAGTCTTCCGCGCTCACGAAGGCAGGCGCGGTGGTGCTGGGCGTGTCACCGGACGACACGAAGCGGCACCAGAAGTTCGCCGCCAAGTTCAACCTGCCGTTTTCCCTGCTGGCGGACACGGAGCACGAAGCCGCCGAGGCGTACGGGGTCTGGGGCGAGAAGACCAACTACGGCCGCACCTTCATGGGCATTACGCGGACCACCTTCCTCATCGATCCGCAGGGCAAGGTGAAGCGTGTCTGGCCCAAGGTGAAGGTCGCGGGCCACGTGAAAGAGGTGCTTGCCGCGCTGGGCGGCGAGGAGCCTGCCCCGGCGAAGAAGGCCCTGGCGAAGAAGGCCCCCGCATCGCGGCGCTGA